The Crocosphaera subtropica ATCC 51142 genome includes a window with the following:
- a CDS encoding DUF760 domain-containing protein, giving the protein MVFNFDFFASEPEEQNPNTLIQYLQKQHPDTLSRIAQSASPEIQQIITQNVQGLVGMLPSGDFNIQVTTDRENLANLLASAMMTGYFLSQMEQRKNLEANLSNVDSISPNQSHDQKGKD; this is encoded by the coding sequence ATGGTATTCAACTTTGATTTTTTCGCTTCTGAACCAGAAGAACAAAACCCTAACACCCTTATCCAATACCTGCAAAAACAGCATCCTGACACTCTTTCCCGTATTGCTCAATCAGCCAGTCCTGAAATTCAACAAATCATTACGCAAAATGTACAGGGATTAGTGGGAATGCTCCCCTCTGGAGATTTTAACATTCAAGTCACCACTGATCGAGAAAACTTAGCCAATCTTCTTGCTTCGGCCATGATGACAGGGTATTTTCTCAGTCAAATGGAACAACGGAAGAACTTGGAAGCTAACCTATCTAATGTAGATTCCATATCCCCCAATCAATCCCATGACCAGAAAGGAAAGGATTAA
- a CDS encoding methyl-accepting chemotaxis protein, with the protein MASGTDYAKLYNEAYVAYGQGNFEEAAALMEPMAEAFPEDPDVLLLRGHIYFSLGRYETACQQYQSVIGHTDRPDLVDCAKQGLAQAQQLLAQSGDNHRSNELAEPSEIASESVDRKEQWSEPTDSSGDWESEDFELDGLDWDSAIFDDDDLGEPTIGHQVSQGQPFDNNHHPPEQRPANFEMEVDPFTTLSEVKPFDSQTDIPKTNTSDKENWTDFVDHEFSDFSFGDEQGLETEAHTGGEIAGDEDNTFVVSSSLNPPSLDNRGSTTSPEEPSSDWSNYPAQDDPTIQATPRMMPSNPAQEQNQVLDKFDAFQEEALEDLSNFDFTEMSDQLPDSDLFSQASEDLSGSLGLQTGDLLSEQGSQTVNWVKSDDMAHSSLSNSETKVIKPTVEAKQGYLGWFHNAPLNLKPWMAAGSTGIVSFVAILLVSGFAWLISPQAESTKVVDKKSTADKVETSENNTNPLQATGQASQQSPSTPNNKKQAKSGDPILLLALTGGLVGFGGTLFFGLIASYHLKRTIADLQTQFGSMYGGDYNVKATIYSEDELGQLSYNFNQLSRVILTTTSEAQQRAAEMEQAREELQRQVIRLLDDVEGAARGDLTVEAEVTADVLGAVADAFNLTIHNLREIVAQVKRTAKQVNKSSTDSELFARNNSRDALRMAEELAVTLNSVQVMTESIQRVAENAREAEEVAHTSSVTALKGGEAVERTVAGILQIRETVSETTRKVKRLAEASQEISKIVALISQIASRTNLLALNASIQAARAGEAGRGFAIVADEVRQLADRSAKSLKEIEQIVLQIQSETGSVMTAMEEGIQQVIDVTDKSEQAKRSLEDIIDVSNHINTLVRSITGDTIQQQENSKAVSQVMQSVELTAQETSQESQRVAGSLQNLVGISRDLLASVERFHIEEAQKS; encoded by the coding sequence ATGGCATCAGGGACAGACTACGCAAAATTATATAATGAAGCTTATGTCGCTTACGGACAGGGAAATTTTGAAGAGGCCGCTGCCCTCATGGAACCAATGGCTGAGGCTTTTCCCGAAGATCCTGATGTTCTGTTATTACGGGGTCATATTTATTTTAGCTTGGGAAGATACGAAACCGCTTGTCAACAATATCAATCGGTCATTGGCCACACTGATCGCCCAGATTTAGTAGATTGCGCTAAGCAAGGATTAGCACAAGCCCAACAACTGCTTGCTCAATCAGGGGATAATCATCGAAGCAACGAACTAGCGGAGCCATCTGAGATAGCATCTGAGTCAGTTGACAGGAAAGAACAGTGGTCTGAGCCGACAGATTCATCAGGAGATTGGGAGTCTGAAGATTTTGAACTCGATGGACTAGACTGGGATAGTGCTATTTTTGATGACGATGATTTAGGAGAACCGACTATTGGTCACCAAGTATCTCAAGGGCAACCTTTTGATAATAATCATCATCCACCAGAGCAAAGACCAGCCAACTTTGAAATGGAGGTTGATCCCTTTACCACCCTAAGTGAAGTAAAGCCTTTTGACTCTCAAACGGATATCCCCAAAACAAACACCTCAGATAAAGAGAATTGGACTGATTTTGTTGACCATGAGTTCTCTGATTTTTCTTTTGGTGACGAGCAAGGGCTAGAAACTGAAGCACATACGGGAGGCGAAATAGCAGGGGATGAAGACAATACCTTTGTTGTTTCCTCTAGTCTTAATCCTCCTTCATTGGATAATCGTGGCTCTACAACCTCACCAGAAGAACCCTCTTCTGATTGGTCTAATTATCCTGCTCAGGATGATCCTACCATTCAAGCCACGCCCAGGATGATGCCATCCAATCCAGCACAAGAACAAAACCAAGTCTTAGATAAGTTTGATGCTTTTCAGGAAGAGGCATTAGAGGATTTATCCAATTTTGATTTTACCGAGATGAGCGATCAGTTACCTGATTCTGATCTGTTCAGTCAAGCCAGCGAGGATCTCAGTGGTAGTCTCGGTTTACAAACGGGGGATCTTTTATCTGAACAAGGATCACAAACTGTTAATTGGGTAAAATCTGATGACATGGCCCATAGTTCTTTGTCCAATAGTGAGACTAAAGTCATCAAACCCACTGTTGAAGCAAAACAAGGCTATTTAGGTTGGTTCCATAATGCACCTTTAAACTTAAAACCGTGGATGGCCGCCGGAAGCACAGGTATCGTTTCTTTTGTGGCTATTCTGCTGGTGAGTGGCTTCGCTTGGTTAATTTCTCCTCAAGCAGAATCGACTAAAGTGGTGGATAAAAAATCCACAGCAGACAAGGTAGAAACGTCTGAGAACAATACGAACCCGTTACAAGCAACTGGACAGGCCTCTCAACAATCTCCATCTACTCCAAACAACAAGAAACAAGCTAAATCTGGTGACCCTATCTTGTTACTAGCCTTAACAGGGGGTTTAGTCGGATTTGGGGGAACACTGTTTTTTGGCCTGATCGCTTCCTACCACCTAAAACGCACCATTGCGGATCTCCAGACTCAGTTTGGTTCAATGTATGGGGGTGACTACAATGTAAAGGCCACCATTTACTCCGAAGATGAATTAGGGCAATTATCCTATAATTTTAACCAATTATCCCGTGTTATCCTCACCACCACCAGCGAAGCCCAACAACGGGCTGCAGAAATGGAACAAGCGAGAGAAGAGTTGCAACGGCAAGTGATTCGCCTTTTGGATGATGTAGAGGGGGCTGCTAGGGGAGATTTAACTGTAGAAGCAGAGGTAACGGCTGACGTATTAGGGGCGGTGGCAGATGCCTTTAACTTAACCATCCACAATCTACGGGAAATTGTCGCCCAGGTAAAACGAACTGCAAAACAGGTTAATAAAAGTTCAACGGATAGTGAATTATTTGCTCGCAATAATTCCCGTGATGCTCTGCGAATGGCAGAAGAATTAGCCGTCACCTTAAATTCGGTACAGGTGATGACTGAATCGATTCAACGGGTGGCAGAAAACGCCCGTGAAGCTGAAGAAGTTGCCCACACCTCCTCCGTAACCGCTCTCAAAGGGGGTGAAGCGGTAGAGCGAACAGTAGCTGGTATTCTGCAAATTCGAGAAACGGTATCAGAAACCACTCGTAAAGTAAAACGGTTAGCGGAAGCATCTCAAGAAATCTCAAAGATTGTAGCGTTAATTTCTCAAATTGCTTCAAGAACGAACTTATTGGCTCTTAATGCGTCAATTCAAGCAGCTAGAGCAGGAGAAGCAGGACGAGGCTTTGCCATCGTAGCTGATGAAGTTCGTCAGTTAGCTGATCGTTCGGCAAAATCATTGAAAGAAATTGAGCAAATCGTACTACAAATTCAAAGTGAAACCGGTTCGGTAATGACAGCAATGGAAGAAGGGATTCAGCAGGTAATCGATGTAACGGATAAATCAGAACAGGCGAAACGTTCTTTAGAAGATATTATTGACGTATCCAATCACATTAATACCTTAGTGCGATCCATTACAGGGGATACCATTCAACAACAGGAAAATTCTAAGGCAGTGAGTCAAGTTATGCAGTCTGTGGAATTAACTGCACAAGAAACATCCCAAGAATCTCAACGGGTAGCAGGATCGTTACAAAATCTAGTAGGAATTTCCCGTGATTTATTGGCTTCTGTGGAACGTTTCCATATCGAAGAGGCTCAGAAATCTTAA
- a CDS encoding undecaprenyl-diphosphate phosphatase encodes MIQLKPRTLRLFHLMTLSSGLIFLLSSVTLAQGDTSDHAIAKFNWFKAIILGMVQGLTEFLPISSTAHLKVVPVALGWGDPGVAFTAVIQLGSIAAVLWYFWSDLSQITRGMIKAIRYSDYESHDFRLGVGIALGTLPIVFFGLLMKLLITDLDNSPLRSIGVIAGASIFMALLLALSEKISTHKRSFEELSWQDGLLMGLAQSLALIPGVSRSGSTITSGLFLNLERATAARFSFLLGIPAITLAGLVELKEVFDVGLSNDIIVPLIVGVISSAIFSYLAIAWLIRYLQKQDTWIFVWYRLGFGLFILGSMFFN; translated from the coding sequence ATGATCCAACTGAAACCCCGAACCCTCAGACTATTTCATCTTATGACCTTGAGTAGTGGGTTAATTTTCCTCTTATCTTCGGTTACCCTTGCTCAAGGGGACACTTCTGATCATGCGATCGCTAAATTTAATTGGTTTAAAGCCATTATTTTGGGCATGGTACAGGGGTTAACGGAATTTTTACCTATTAGTAGCACAGCCCATTTAAAGGTGGTTCCTGTGGCGTTAGGATGGGGTGATCCGGGGGTTGCTTTTACGGCAGTGATTCAATTAGGTAGTATTGCTGCAGTGTTGTGGTATTTTTGGTCAGATTTAAGTCAAATTACCAGAGGCATGATCAAAGCCATTCGTTATTCTGATTATGAATCCCATGATTTTCGTTTAGGGGTGGGTATTGCTTTAGGAACGTTACCGATTGTCTTTTTTGGTTTATTAATGAAACTATTAATTACTGATTTAGATAATTCACCGTTGCGTAGTATTGGAGTTATTGCTGGTGCTTCTATTTTCATGGCATTATTGTTAGCTTTATCGGAAAAGATCAGCACCCACAAACGCAGTTTTGAGGAATTAAGTTGGCAAGACGGACTGTTAATGGGGTTAGCTCAATCCTTAGCTTTAATTCCTGGGGTATCTCGTTCAGGATCAACCATAACCTCTGGTTTATTTCTTAATTTAGAACGAGCGACAGCAGCTAGATTTTCTTTTTTATTAGGCATTCCAGCCATTACTTTAGCCGGGTTAGTGGAGTTAAAAGAAGTGTTTGATGTGGGACTTTCTAATGATATTATTGTTCCACTCATTGTCGGGGTTATTTCTTCTGCTATCTTTTCTTATTTAGCGATCGCTTGGTTAATTCGTTATTTACAAAAACAAGATACTTGGATTTTTGTTTGGTACCGTTTAGGGTTTGGTTTATTTATTTTAGGTTCTATGTTTTTCAATTAA
- the psb29 gene encoding photosystem II biogenesis protein Psp29, translating into MDNIRTVSDTKRKFYGYHTRPINSIYRRFVEELLVEMHLLSVNVDFKYDPIYALGVVTSFERFMQGYSPESDKTSIFNALCQAVDGNSEQYHQEAEALINEAKGLSITEFKEKLGQEGGDGILWGTCGAIAQNPKFKYSRLFGVGLYTLLMEIDPDLVKEEDKRNQTIKEVSDALQFSSDKLQKDLDLYRSNLDKMQQLLTVIEDTLEADRKKRASQKLEKKPEVVEEKEHKENEEQQQSSN; encoded by the coding sequence GTGGATAATATTCGTACAGTTTCTGATACCAAGCGTAAATTTTATGGTTATCACACCCGACCCATAAATTCGATTTATCGGCGGTTTGTGGAAGAATTGCTAGTAGAAATGCACCTACTGTCGGTAAATGTTGATTTTAAATACGATCCCATCTACGCTTTAGGGGTGGTTACCTCCTTTGAACGGTTTATGCAGGGATATAGCCCCGAAAGCGATAAAACGTCTATTTTTAATGCCTTGTGTCAAGCAGTAGATGGGAATAGTGAACAATACCATCAAGAAGCAGAAGCTTTAATAAACGAAGCGAAAGGACTCTCTATTACTGAGTTTAAAGAGAAACTCGGCCAAGAAGGAGGAGACGGGATATTATGGGGAACCTGTGGTGCGATCGCTCAAAACCCTAAATTCAAATATAGTCGCCTCTTTGGAGTCGGGTTATATACACTATTAATGGAAATTGATCCCGACTTAGTCAAAGAGGAAGACAAGCGCAATCAAACCATTAAAGAAGTCTCTGACGCTCTACAATTTTCTTCAGACAAACTACAAAAGGATCTCGATCTTTATCGTAGCAATTTAGATAAAATGCAGCAATTATTAACAGTGATTGAAGATACTTTAGAAGCTGATCGTAAAAAACGAGCCTCTCAAAAACTCGAAAAAAAACCAGAGGTGGTTGAAGAAAAAGAACACAAAGAAAATGAAGAACAGCAACAATCAAGTAATTGA
- a CDS encoding TMEM14 family protein, which produces MDTLNLATIATLIYGILLLLGGIMGYVTAKSKPSLISGVLSGLLLLLSAFFQWQQISVGLILAQILTLILAIVFGIRFWKTRKFMPAGLMLGISVAMLTILFQTTS; this is translated from the coding sequence ATGGATACTCTCAATTTGGCAACAATAGCCACCTTAATTTACGGAATTTTATTGCTTCTCGGTGGCATTATGGGTTATGTTACCGCTAAGAGCAAACCTTCTTTAATTTCTGGCGTTCTTAGTGGTTTGCTCTTATTACTGAGTGCTTTTTTTCAATGGCAGCAAATATCAGTTGGGCTGATTTTGGCTCAAATCTTAACTCTTATTCTTGCCATCGTCTTTGGAATCAGATTCTGGAAAACCCGAAAATTTATGCCAGCCGGGTTAATGTTAGGGATCAGTGTGGCTATGTTGACAATTTTGTTCCAAACAACCAGTTAA
- a CDS encoding DUF2993 domain-containing protein: MSRVISKVLSPAMQLWLRSQVEQVETLELSIQGSDRQILKGHVSGVMLNSNQAIYQGLHLGEIQLKGENIRINIGQVLRGKPLQLLEAIRVSGAVAITNQNLQASISSALLGEGFKGLLETLLEHQGITEASHLLESYEINWHGAYLDNSYFILQGNLTHNGTINPLKIKAKLTLIPPQTLQLSEVEIQGIPDLNSHEIKPFSVDLGSDVSINAFDLNADKLVCQGELLIRP; this comes from the coding sequence ATGAGCCGTGTTATCAGTAAAGTGTTGTCTCCTGCTATGCAGCTTTGGTTACGCTCCCAAGTTGAGCAAGTAGAAACCCTAGAACTGTCCATTCAAGGAAGCGATCGCCAAATCCTAAAAGGTCATGTTTCTGGGGTGATGTTAAATAGTAATCAAGCAATTTATCAAGGATTACACCTAGGAGAAATCCAATTAAAAGGAGAAAATATTCGTATTAATATTGGACAAGTTTTAAGAGGTAAACCCCTACAATTATTAGAGGCGATTCGGGTATCAGGAGCCGTGGCAATTACGAATCAAAATTTACAAGCGTCTATTTCATCGGCTCTGTTAGGAGAAGGGTTTAAAGGATTATTAGAAACTTTATTAGAACATCAAGGCATTACAGAAGCCTCTCACTTATTAGAAAGTTATGAAATTAATTGGCATGGAGCTTATCTCGATAATTCTTATTTTATTTTACAAGGAAATTTGACCCATAATGGTACAATAAATCCTCTAAAAATTAAAGCAAAATTAACCCTCATTCCTCCCCAAACCTTGCAATTATCTGAAGTTGAGATACAAGGAATTCCTGACTTGAATAGTCACGAAATTAAACCCTTTTCAGTGGACTTGGGTTCAGATGTTTCTATTAATGCTTTCGACCTCAATGCCGATAAATTAGTCTGTCAAGGAGAACTCTTAATTCGTCCCTAG
- the scpB gene encoding SMC-Scp complex subunit ScpB, translating to MKLATKIEAILYLKGQPLTLIDIAQWANCEVDTAQEAMMELISDYAYRDSALEVVETEAGYSLQLRSLFDDLTDNIIPAELGKGTLRTLAAIALKNPIVQTDLIELRGSTAYQHVQELVELGFVRKRRQESGRSYLLEVTTKFHQYFEIDQFPQSTD from the coding sequence ATGAAATTAGCAACGAAAATTGAGGCAATTCTTTATCTAAAAGGACAACCCTTAACTTTAATAGATATTGCTCAATGGGCTAACTGTGAAGTTGATACAGCCCAAGAAGCGATGATGGAGTTAATCTCTGATTATGCTTATCGTGATAGTGCCTTAGAAGTGGTAGAAACTGAAGCAGGGTACAGTCTACAATTGCGCTCACTTTTCGATGACCTTACGGATAATATCATTCCCGCAGAACTAGGCAAAGGAACCCTGAGAACCCTAGCAGCCATTGCTCTAAAAAATCCTATTGTTCAGACTGATTTAATTGAACTCAGAGGAAGTACCGCCTATCAGCACGTCCAAGAATTAGTAGAACTAGGTTTTGTCCGTAAACGTCGCCAAGAAAGCGGACGCTCTTACCTTTTAGAAGTTACCACCAAATTTCATCAATATTTTGAAATTGACCAGTTTCCCCAATCTACAGATTAA
- a CDS encoding SUMF1/EgtB/PvdO family nonheme iron enzyme, translated as MSNIQVSVRIPPKLYEKLLAHTNAVGLPKSKVITQALSQYLETDEKEKPSSSIEERLVNVEKRLERLESSPTLDKSSNVIQTKEKEKKSQPTLSFKTPPLQEFFFERPIIDETGTILKRLKGESQCFKEELGDGIILEMIYIPGGTFVMGSTSDEPGSQVCEQPQHTVTLEGFFLGKFPITQKQWEIVAQYPKVNRDLGVDPSCFKGSDRPVESLSWEDAVEFCDRLSQYTQRPYQLPSEAQWEYACRGETTSPFYFGPTLTGDLANYMAKRLYAGESSSLYRQETTSVSAFYPNGFGLYDLHGNVWEWCADAWYSSYDNASTSGKPRSSSQQETRRVLRGGSWDEDAYHCRCASRYAYHPQAVGVSQIGFRVMLMASGQ; from the coding sequence ATGAGTAATATTCAGGTTAGTGTGAGAATACCGCCGAAATTATACGAAAAATTATTAGCTCATACTAATGCTGTTGGTCTTCCTAAGTCTAAGGTAATCACTCAAGCTTTATCTCAATATCTAGAAACAGATGAAAAAGAAAAACCATCTTCTTCAATTGAAGAAAGACTGGTAAATGTTGAAAAACGGCTTGAACGTTTAGAATCTTCTCCCACCCTCGATAAATCTTCTAATGTGATTCAGACTAAAGAGAAAGAGAAAAAGTCTCAACCTACCTTATCCTTTAAAACCCCTCCTCTACAAGAATTTTTCTTTGAAAGGCCAATTATCGATGAAACAGGAACCATTTTAAAACGGCTTAAGGGTGAGTCTCAATGTTTTAAAGAAGAGTTGGGAGACGGGATCATCTTAGAAATGATCTACATTCCTGGGGGAACCTTTGTGATGGGTTCAACTTCTGATGAACCAGGATCTCAAGTATGTGAGCAACCCCAGCATACTGTAACCTTAGAAGGGTTTTTCTTGGGAAAATTTCCTATCACCCAAAAGCAATGGGAAATTGTCGCTCAATATCCCAAAGTTAACCGAGATTTAGGCGTTGACCCTTCTTGTTTCAAGGGAAGCGATCGCCCGGTAGAGTCTCTTTCCTGGGAAGATGCAGTGGAATTTTGCGATCGCCTCTCTCAATACACCCAACGCCCCTATCAACTGCCTAGTGAGGCACAATGGGAATACGCCTGTCGTGGAGAAACCACCAGTCCATTTTATTTTGGACCGACGTTAACGGGGGATTTGGCTAATTATATGGCGAAACGTTTGTATGCAGGGGAAAGTTCTAGTCTTTATCGTCAAGAAACCACATCGGTAAGCGCATTTTATCCCAATGGATTCGGGTTATATGATTTACATGGTAACGTTTGGGAATGGTGCGCTGATGCTTGGTATTCTAGCTATGATAACGCTTCTACTTCAGGAAAACCCCGCTCATCGTCTCAACAGGAAACTCGTCGTGTTTTAAGAGGAGGTTCCTGGGACGAAGATGCTTATCATTGTCGTTGTGCTTCCCGTTATGCCTATCATCCTCAAGCAGTTGGGGTTAGTCAAATTGGGTTTCGGGTGATGTTAATGGCATCAGGACAATAA
- a CDS encoding circadian clock KaiB family protein, protein MAETTRVVPELFKGIALFTPGGDLVYCVDNNKQVHWHSQLCLVLQELLKLPEPPHFLVPGYTATIDRWFCTREKRVKTVAEVYPAVRRYEPLLNVLFNVKDVVWTTANWQEEVCDPVVIETYRSQFPQLWENHDLLVRLDERWEQELKTQFNPVETQKKDEFETNQGYILRLFVSGHHPSTKQTLKKIHHLLETQLSHPYTLKVIDIAKHPEMAETHHVSATPTLVRVWPKPTRRIVGELTDLSRVLQLITTN, encoded by the coding sequence ATGGCCGAAACAACAAGGGTTGTACCGGAGTTGTTTAAGGGTATCGCCCTTTTTACCCCAGGTGGTGATCTCGTTTATTGTGTCGATAACAACAAACAAGTCCATTGGCATTCTCAATTATGCCTAGTTTTACAGGAATTATTAAAGTTACCAGAACCCCCTCATTTCCTGGTTCCTGGTTACACGGCAACCATTGATCGTTGGTTTTGTACCAGAGAGAAAAGGGTCAAAACAGTTGCTGAGGTTTATCCTGCCGTTCGTCGGTACGAACCGTTATTAAATGTTCTTTTTAATGTGAAGGACGTGGTTTGGACAACAGCCAATTGGCAAGAAGAGGTTTGTGATCCAGTTGTCATTGAAACCTATCGTTCTCAGTTTCCTCAACTTTGGGAAAACCATGATTTGCTAGTGCGTTTAGATGAACGTTGGGAACAGGAGCTAAAAACTCAATTTAATCCTGTCGAGACTCAGAAAAAAGATGAATTTGAAACCAATCAAGGCTATATTTTACGTCTTTTTGTTTCCGGTCATCACCCTTCCACTAAGCAAACGTTAAAAAAGATCCATCATCTCCTCGAAACCCAGTTAAGTCATCCTTATACCTTAAAAGTTATCGATATTGCTAAACACCCAGAAATGGCCGAAACCCACCATGTTTCTGCAACGCCTACCTTGGTGCGTGTTTGGCCGAAACCGACAAGACGGATTGTCGGAGAATTGACAGATTTATCTAGGGTTCTACAACTGATCACCACAAATTAA
- the queA gene encoding tRNA preQ1(34) S-adenosylmethionine ribosyltransferase-isomerase QueA: MSSDHLLSSYDYDLPPELIAQNPMIPRDHSRLLVINSPTTHIHSVFRDLPKWLLPGDLLVFNNTRVIPARLYGKKTTGAPVEILLLEEKEPFCWLALVKPGKRFKIGSEIHFPLDHNDDKEDMFLAATVLDRDEETGGRLLKFNVDSLDLFWKKIEEIGQIPFPPYVTESEADSSQYQTIYAQKPGAVAAPTAGLHFTDELLDNLQHKRINQAYITLHVGLGTFRPVDMENIKEHKMHQEWIEVPDVTVEKIKETKANGGRVIAVGTTVVRALEGAAKAAEMEGKKDLKAFRGKTDIFIYPGYSWRVIDGMITNFHLPKSSLLMLVSALIGRERLLDLYQIAIKEKYRFYSFGDGMLILLS; encoded by the coding sequence ATGAGTAGTGATCATTTATTATCCAGTTACGATTATGATTTACCTCCAGAATTAATTGCCCAAAATCCCATGATTCCTAGGGATCATTCGCGGTTATTAGTGATTAATTCTCCCACCACCCATATTCATAGCGTTTTTCGGGATTTACCTAAGTGGTTATTACCAGGGGATTTATTGGTGTTTAATAATACTCGTGTCATTCCTGCACGACTTTATGGAAAAAAAACCACAGGTGCGCCTGTAGAAATTTTATTATTAGAAGAAAAAGAGCCTTTTTGTTGGTTGGCGTTAGTTAAACCTGGAAAACGGTTTAAAATTGGCAGCGAAATTCATTTTCCATTAGATCACAATGATGATAAAGAAGATATGTTTCTAGCAGCTACTGTTTTAGATAGGGATGAAGAAACCGGGGGAAGATTACTCAAGTTTAACGTTGATTCTCTTGATTTATTTTGGAAAAAAATCGAAGAAATTGGTCAAATTCCTTTCCCTCCTTATGTTACTGAATCTGAAGCTGATTCGTCTCAATATCAAACGATTTATGCTCAAAAACCTGGGGCTGTCGCTGCACCCACCGCCGGACTTCATTTTACAGATGAACTCTTAGACAATTTACAGCACAAAAGAATTAATCAAGCTTATATTACGTTACACGTCGGGTTAGGTACATTTCGTCCCGTTGATATGGAAAATATCAAAGAACATAAGATGCACCAGGAATGGATAGAAGTTCCTGATGTAACCGTTGAAAAAATCAAAGAAACAAAAGCCAATGGGGGTCGAGTCATCGCCGTGGGAACCACCGTAGTAAGAGCCTTAGAAGGAGCAGCAAAAGCAGCAGAAATGGAAGGGAAAAAAGACTTAAAGGCTTTTAGAGGCAAAACAGATATTTTTATTTATCCTGGATATTCTTGGCGTGTTATTGATGGCATGATTACCAATTTTCACTTACCAAAATCCAGTTTGTTGATGTTAGTCAGTGCTTTAATTGGGCGAGAAAGATTATTAGATTTATATCAAATAGCGATTAAAGAAAAGTATCGCTTTTATTCTTTTGGAGATGGAATGTTAATTTTATTGTCCTGA
- a CDS encoding type IV pilus twitching motility protein PilT, with the protein MTQSQRPSLPPLPPPPIPPVNDFQEASTDMMEIAKASENDGATQFIPASSITTESQSSAKLAQAPTVPKPPIESAIPAPPPLPTTPPRGFGRSPGQPTLAELVRHAFDEGFSDIHLGVGEKPRMRDRGEMVILEYPDIDENTFMSWLREILKEDEIQRFKKELEFDGATQYDFARVRINIFDSLRGPAMVLRLIPLKILTMEQLRLPMIFKDISDAHKGLILVTGPTGSGKSTTMAAMVDYINKEHPKHIITIEDPVEFVHQSRRSLIKQREVGMHTLKFDNALKAALREDPDIILVGEMRDKETVNTALKAAQTGHLVMGTLHTNSAVKTLERILSLYNAEEREAMRVAIAESLVAIIAQGLCRTTDGKRAAYHDILINTETIKDYIIQGKNDEILELMKDGEFDGMITTNQALFNLYQEGRITEETALELSPTPNEIAMMLRGRI; encoded by the coding sequence ATGACCCAGTCTCAACGCCCCTCCTTACCCCCTTTACCCCCTCCTCCCATCCCTCCTGTTAACGACTTTCAAGAAGCCAGCACGGACATGATGGAGATAGCAAAAGCATCAGAAAATGATGGAGCAACCCAGTTTATTCCCGCTTCTTCCATCACCACCGAGTCACAAAGTTCGGCCAAACTAGCACAGGCTCCAACCGTCCCTAAACCCCCTATTGAGTCAGCAATACCGGCACCACCCCCCTTACCGACAACACCCCCTAGAGGTTTTGGTCGTTCTCCTGGTCAACCCACTTTAGCCGAGTTAGTTCGTCATGCCTTTGATGAAGGGTTTTCTGATATTCACTTAGGGGTAGGAGAAAAACCCCGAATGCGCGATCGCGGAGAAATGGTGATTTTAGAATATCCAGACATCGACGAAAACACCTTTATGAGTTGGTTAAGGGAAATTCTCAAAGAAGACGAAATTCAACGCTTTAAAAAAGAATTAGAATTCGATGGGGCAACCCAGTACGACTTTGCCAGGGTTCGGATCAACATTTTCGATAGTTTACGGGGACCGGCGATGGTTCTGCGTCTCATTCCCCTGAAAATCTTGACCATGGAACAGTTACGCTTACCCATGATCTTTAAAGATATTTCCGATGCTCATAAAGGGTTAATTCTGGTCACAGGGCCGACTGGTTCAGGTAAATCTACCACTATGGCCGCTATGGTGGACTACATTAACAAAGAACATCCTAAACATATCATTACCATTGAAGATCCGGTGGAATTTGTTCACCAAAGTCGTCGCTCTTTAATTAAACAAAGAGAAGTGGGGATGCACACCCTGAAGTTTGATAATGCTCTCAAAGCAGCCTTACGGGAAGATCCTGATATCATTCTAGTGGGGGAAATGCGGGACAAAGAAACGGTGAATACCGCCCTCAAAGCAGCCCAAACCGGTCACTTAGTCATGGGAACCCTCCATACCAATAGTGCGGTGAAAACCCTAGAACGGATTTTAAGCTTATATAATGCTGAAGAACGGGAAGCCATGCGGGTGGCGATCGCAGAATCTTTAGTGGCTATTATTGCTCAAGGGTTGTGTCGTACAACGGACGGAAAACGGGCTGCTTATCACGATATTTTGATCAATACAGAAACCATCAAAGATTATATTATCCAAGGGAAAAACGATGAGATTCTCGAATTAATGAAGGATGGTGAATTCGATGGGATGATTACCACCAACCAAGCCTTATTTAATCTCTATCAAGAGGGACGCATTACTGAAGAAACGGCTTTAGAATTATCCCCAACCCCCAATGAAATTGCTATGATGTTAAGGGGTCGAATCTAG